TTTTTCCTTTGGCATGGGCTGTTGTGTCTGTTGAGAATAAGGAAAACTGGAAATGGTTTCTTAGTCTAGTGAGGGATGACATTGAAATGGAAAGTGGACTTGGACTAACTCTCATTTCAGATCAACACAAGGTATGTGATTACTATTCATATGCAGTTTAGTTAGTTTTACTTTTTTGTTTAACAAGGGATATTATAATCAAACTATTTTATATTGTTATTGTTTTCATTAGGGAATCATAGAAGCCGTGAAGGACGTGTTTCCTTATGCTGAGCATAGACAATGTGTAAGGCATATTTATGCTAACTACAAGAAAAAATATCGCGGAGAACAATTTAAAAATTTATTTTGGAAAGCTGCAAATGCAACAACTGAGGAATATTTTGAGAAGAAAATGGAAGAATTGAAAAACATTAACAAAGGGGCGTATACCCATCTAATGGAAAGGAATCCGGTTACTTGGTCAAAGGCTTTTTTCGAGCTTAATAAGGCATGTGATGCGTACGAAAATGGCATGAGCGAAAGCTTCAACTCACGCATTCTATCAGCACGACGGAAACCTATAATTACTATGCTAGAAGAAATCAGAACATTTGTGATGGAAAGAATATTTTTAATGGCAAAAAAAGCTGGAAGATTAAAACGTGATGTCTGTCCGAAAATTagaaaaaagttagaaaaaatcaaagaaaatcaAAGGTACGACAAAAgtaattattacttttacatttttggtattttttattaattttttaaactTTTCGGTAGGTATTGGAAGGTAGTTCCAAGTGATAAGACCGTATTTGAAGTGAGAAGTGAAAAATATGCGTGCGTGGTGAACCTTGATGAAAAAACTTGTAGTTGTAGATTATGGCAGTTGTCAGGCATACCTTGTGTTCATACAGTGGCAACGTTGTCCTTCGTTAACAAGGACGCAGAAACTTTTGTTAGTTCTTGGCTTAAAAAGGACTTGTTCAGAGAAGCATACAAATATCCAATCAAACCACTGAGAGGAAGTACATTTTGGCCCAAAACTGATGATATAAAACCTTTACCTCCAAAAGAGAGACGGATGCCGGGTAGACCAGCAATAAAGAGGAAAAGAAGCGCTGatgaaaaagagaaaaagaacCCGAAGGTTGGAATTGGAAGAAAAATATCTTGTCAAAATTGTTACGGAACGGGGCATAATGTTAGGTCTTGCAAAAACGAGAAAAAAGACCCCCCAACAAAGGTGAAAAGGCCAAAAGGTAGACCTAAAAAGCGTGCTGCAACGATGAAAGTCTAACATGAtttcgtgtttttttttttgtgagttaTCTTTTTGAGACATGAATTTTGGACGATGTTGCCTACGTTTTTTGTTTATCTTTTTGTGACGAATAGATACGATGGTATTGAAAGTTTCGGTTTATCATTTATTTTTCATTCATAATAATATTTTATAGtcttattagtttagtataaataaaaaaaaaccaatactatttttaaaataaaaaaaaacctcaaTCGTAACAATTTTTGTTACTCACtcaaaagtaatttttttttgctTTAAAAACGTAACActttatattttattaattttagaataaaaatgatttttcaattttttaagaGAAAAATCCATGTCATTAATTTTATTTTCCACAtcatattaaaaattaaaaaaaataataaaacctgACACATCATCGTTACTGACCTGGTAACCTGATAATTACATACTATTAGAACATCAAATGAAAGTTGAGTTATTTTATAGAGACAAAAAAAGTTTCAGTGACTTAGTGACTTAATTGGAACACTTCTTAAAGTTGGTTACATTTCTACGAAGTTAcccctaataataataataataataataataataataataataataaagctaGGGGCTTAACATGGAAATTTATGTAAACCACATGTGGTTAAAATTGCAGATTACTCTAACCGTGATATCCGTGACTGGTTTCAACCCGAAACAAGTACCCGATAAGTAGTCATGTCATGTGGAATGTTTGGAGTTTTCGGGTCGGGTCACAATTAACTCACGAGCGAGTCTCACCCAGGTGTATGAACATATTCAAACTACAAGAGAAACCCTCACAGGAAAACAACATTATCGAACAACAATGGCGGATGAATCACCAGCAGTAGAAGAACAAGAACCTCTCCGCCCACCATCCACAACACTCTTCCCTGTATCCAAACAAACCCCATCTGCCCCAATTAACCCTCTACAAGTCTCCAATtccaccacccccacccccacccccacttGGCTCACTAACACCAGCTTCACCGCCGACATATCAACCATCAACGACGTCGTATCCTCccttcaccaccaccacaccGAACCCGAACAAACTGCAGAAGAACAACAAACAGATGAACGACGTCGTTACGATTTGGTTGACTCGTCCGCATCGGATCAGGATGAGGATGTTGATGTTGATGGCAGAAGCAGTAGGAAAAAGGAGAAACGGAAACGGAGGAAGAGGAAGCAGAGGGATTATGAATATGGGTCTTTGTCTAGGAAGCACAAGATTCAGTCATGGGCGACTGATGCTACTGGGAGTAATAAAGAGTATTACTTTGATTCGCGTGGGGATCTTGATAATTTGGCTTTTGGTTCTCTTTACAGGTAAATGTTTTACTGCTAATTTAGGGAAATGATTGTAGTATTATTAGTTAGGAGTTTAGATTGTTTCAAGTGATGGGTGTTTTTGAAAATCGGAATTGGTGTTGTTTAGTTAGGATTGTGTTAAAAATAATGCACCCGAATGTAGCTTGTTTAGCATACATGGGGTATGTTTAGACAACCCGTTGTTGTTTTATAAAGGGTTTGGATAATGAGGTGGTTATACGGGTTGTATGACAAGCGAAAAATAGTCATATGGGTCATACGAGGTGGTGTTCACTAAATTGTATGATTTGTTTGATTGACATAGAAATGACTAATGTGACCGCTGATGACAAAGTCATATGGCATGTATCTATGACAAGGCGCATAGGCCGAACCCGGAGCCTAGGCGCTTAAAAGACGAGGGCTTTTATATATAAGGTGCATAGTAGAAAATACCTTTTTAGGGGGTTTAGAGATGTTTTAGGCTTGTTTAGGGCTACTTCAAATGTTTTAGGGTTGTTTTGGACTTGTTTATGGCTCATTTAGGATGTTTTAGGGGTTTCAGGTGACTTTTAGCCTGAAATTGCACCTAAAGGCGTGCCTCACCAGTCGCAGTGCATTTAGTGCGCCTCGCGCGCATTTGAGAACATAGGCATGCGTGATCATTTTTGCCCCGTCCATATGACGTCATGTAGCCGGTTTGATATGACAGTCACACTTGTGCATAGATTTGTGGGTGGTGTCTCTTTGGCATCACTAGGTGTTGGCAAAGCGTACCCCACCCATAAAATTTTTATCTTACTCCCCTCAAAAAGGTCAAATCAAAGGGATTTTTGTCTCTTAGTGTAAAATTGGGAATATTCGTGATTTGGCAACTTGATGGGGGTACTGTAAGTAAAAATGAAAAGGGTGGGTACGTTTAGCACAACGCTTTTAGGTGTTAGGTTGTGCTTGGTTATGGAAAATGTGACTTGTAATAAGTTATCGTTAATCAAAATTTTCTAACAGCAACTTTATATCTTTCTTGCTACAACGCAGAATGGACATTGCTAGATATAAACTATTTCATGGAACCAAGTCTTCTTCGTTTAACTACAATGCATTCGGTCCGTCGAACACAAAGTATTCCGACTTCGATAGAGATAACGATGCGAATTCATTAGACACTAAACTCAAATCCGAAGGACGTTACTGGTCCGCTAAGTACGCTGCATTAGAGCACCATAGGAACTTTAAACGCTTTCGAATCGTCGCTCCTAAAGACTCATCCCAACAAACCGCTACTGATTTCATACCACTTTCAGATGAGACAGCTTCAATCGACGGTCAACCGACAAATTCCTCAATAGTCGAAGAATCATGGGAAGATGAGGTGTTACGGAAAACAAAACATTTCAACAAAATGACGAGAGAGCAACCGTATAACGACAAAATTTGGTTAGAATTTGCGGAATTTCAAGATAAAGTTGAAAGCAGACAGCCGCAACGGGGTGCGCGTTTACAGACGTTGGAGAAGAAGATTAGCATATTGGAGAAGGCGGTCGAGCTTAATCCTGATAACGAGGAACTACTTCTTGCGCTTATGAACGCGTATCAAAGACGAGATAATAATGATGTGTTGATTGGTAGATGGGAGAAGTTGTTGACGCGCCATTCGGGGAGTTACAAGCTTTGGAGGGAGTTTTTGAGATTTGTTCAAGGGGATTTTTCGAGATTTAAGGTTTCAGAAGTGCGGAAAATGTTTGCGAATGCGATACAGGCTCTGTCGGCTGCATGCAGCAAGCATCATAGGCAGGTGCATGATTATAGATGTTTATTTTTATGACGTATTCACATATTTCTACATGTGTATGAACGTGTTCTTTGAAAAGTGACTATATGATGTAAAGTAATTAAAATCAGATAAGTAAATTTGATAAAACAGGC
Above is a window of Helianthus annuus cultivar XRQ/B chromosome 14, HanXRQr2.0-SUNRISE, whole genome shotgun sequence DNA encoding:
- the LOC110922575 gene encoding uncharacterized protein LOC110922575 yields the protein MNNGNDDDGPSIFDDQIRDSSVINSTEVGSQTTLQHEDDQIEKDPFLSLLCYDSDSEKDDRVEKDDEASSAEDWSANEKDYDSDGVENIERDVVYPSYDPTINWRLTKPILGMKFESPTQLKESLIDYGVSNGYKLEFTVNDYRRLLVVCGEEKTEDEEDHSGKKKKVRTCPFRLWASRLTGEDSFQIKTLNEKHTCTRKYCLGSLVTYSWIAKRYFKQIVENPEISLRQMQTDIMRKFECKVSIGQCSRAKQKVLDDYEGGLKEHYARLSDYKAEILETNPGSTVMMAVNQVENGEVYFSSYYICFKGVKDGWINGCRKVLGLDGCFLKNSGQLLTAMGRDANNHIFPLAWAVVSVENKENWKWFLSLVRDDIEMESGLGLTLISDQHKGIIEAVKDVFPYAEHRQCVRHIYANYKKKYRGEQFKNLFWKAANATTEEYFEKKMEELKNINKGAYTHLMERNPVTWSKAFFELNKACDAYENGMSESFNSRILSARRKPIITMLEEIRTFVMERIFLMAKKAGRLKRDVCPKIRKKLEKIKENQRYWKVVPSDKTVFEVRSEKYACVVNLDEKTCSCRLWQLSGIPCVHTVATLSFVNKDAETFVSSWLKKDLFREAYKYPIKPLRGSTFWPKTDDIKPLPPKERRMPGRPAIKRKRSADEKEKKNPKVGIGRKISCQNCYGTGHNVRSCKNEKKDPPTKVKRPKGRPKKRAATMKV